From Pseudomonas sp. LS1212, the proteins below share one genomic window:
- a CDS encoding transmembrane anchor protein has protein sequence MFNTPLPTVNELPSSRQLLRSTAIALVTAVGLLVTVVMPSEYAIDPTGVGRALGLTQMGELKITLAQEALADAAPPQPVAVAPAPQIAQAQPIAKPAAEPVVVPDSALKTNNMTVTLKPGEGTEIKLEMVKNATVSYEWTTAGGPVNYDTHGEPYNAEKGYFHSYSKGKQVKGDKGEFTAIFDGTHGWFWRNRSNTSVTISLKTTGNYLSVKQ, from the coding sequence ATGTTCAATACTCCACTGCCAACCGTTAATGAGTTGCCCAGCAGCCGCCAGTTGCTACGTTCGACAGCCATCGCACTGGTCACCGCCGTCGGCCTTTTGGTGACTGTCGTCATGCCATCGGAATACGCCATCGATCCAACAGGTGTGGGACGTGCTTTGGGTCTGACGCAAATGGGCGAACTGAAAATCACCCTCGCGCAAGAAGCCCTGGCGGACGCCGCGCCGCCCCAGCCAGTCGCCGTCGCACCGGCTCCGCAGATCGCGCAAGCTCAGCCAATTGCGAAGCCGGCAGCAGAACCAGTGGTCGTGCCTGATTCGGCCTTGAAGACGAATAATATGACCGTCACGCTCAAGCCGGGTGAAGGGACAGAGATCAAGCTGGAAATGGTGAAGAACGCCACCGTCAGTTATGAGTGGACAACCGCCGGAGGTCCAGTGAATTACGACACCCATGGCGAGCCGTACAACGCTGAGAAAGGTTACTTCCACAGCTACAGCAAAGGTAAGCAGGTCAAAGGCGACAAAGGCGAGTTCACCGCCATTTTCGACGGTACCCATGGCTGGTTCTGGCGTAACCGTAGCAACACCAGTGTGACCATATCACTGAAAACGACCGGTAATTACTTGAGCGTTAAGCAGTAA